In Pseudomonas fluorescens, a genomic segment contains:
- a CDS encoding acyl-homoserine-lactone synthase produces MLTAITGTVGELLPGMARALANYRYEVFVKTLGWPLHCEEGIELDAFDRPDTVYVVACDRDREIFGCARLLPTNGPYLLGEVFPHLMGASSLPFSPGIWELSRFAISQPKGQVLTAAQAWKNTVTLVREVIDVARSKGAFRLIAFSAVGNERLLKRMGVNTRRISPPHLIDNQSVVPFWIEIDDQTTRALCLAA; encoded by the coding sequence ATGCTTACGGCAATAACAGGGACGGTTGGCGAACTTTTGCCAGGGATGGCACGCGCGTTGGCTAACTATCGGTACGAAGTATTCGTTAAAACATTGGGTTGGCCGTTACATTGCGAGGAGGGTATTGAACTGGATGCGTTTGATCGTCCAGATACTGTCTATGTAGTGGCCTGTGATCGTGATCGCGAAATATTTGGTTGTGCCCGACTGCTTCCCACTAATGGGCCGTATTTGTTGGGGGAAGTTTTTCCGCATTTGATGGGTGCAAGTTCCCTGCCTTTTTCGCCGGGTATCTGGGAGCTTTCCCGGTTTGCCATCAGCCAGCCCAAGGGCCAGGTATTAACCGCCGCGCAAGCTTGGAAAAATACAGTAACGCTGGTCCGGGAAGTCATTGATGTTGCGCGCTCCAAGGGCGCTTTTCGATTGATCGCGTTCAGTGCGGTAGGCAATGAGCGCTTGCTCAAGCGGATGGGCGTCAATACCCGCCGGATTTCACCGCCACACCTGATCGATAACCAGAGCGTTGTGCCTTTCTGGATCGAGATCGACGACCAAACCACCCGTGCCTTATGCCTGGCCGCCTGA
- a CDS encoding GNAT family N-acetyltransferase, whose amino-acid sequence MGRTQQQIEQRVIAACEHSATEHNIPVAWQDEHGNLVAFCIVHFDRRATINGVGTAYFSTLIALPQASALQALMHSSIDYINSSRLLPRQVTELVGPLHSSFLIERGLRTFESDFNVFSLPANTLALADAMTEAGFHKEKDLIEIVFEPPAQGYQYQALEDKLTQRLADIQFVHCGQDELVAKSQQLADCYNRAWERNWGYSLASKGQFEVAARNINNISALIAERHGEVVGFTMFAPALNQQGLYGRAFFTGVAPAYQRKGLSVALTLKLSAIALSVVGRGRISVSWMLEDNIMVLRTMRHLTQEGVCHERAYRIYRYATPAE is encoded by the coding sequence GTGGGGCGCACGCAGCAACAGATTGAACAGCGCGTGATAGCAGCCTGCGAGCATTCGGCCACCGAACATAACATCCCGGTGGCGTGGCAAGACGAACACGGTAACCTCGTTGCCTTTTGCATTGTGCATTTCGATCGGCGCGCCACGATCAATGGGGTGGGCACTGCCTATTTTTCAACCCTGATCGCGTTACCCCAGGCAAGCGCCTTGCAGGCGCTGATGCACAGTTCAATCGACTATATAAACAGCTCGCGGTTGTTGCCCCGGCAGGTGACTGAGTTGGTCGGCCCCCTCCACAGTTCATTCCTGATTGAGCGCGGGCTGCGTACGTTCGAGTCCGACTTTAATGTGTTTTCATTGCCCGCCAATACGCTGGCACTCGCGGATGCAATGACCGAGGCGGGTTTCCACAAAGAAAAAGACCTGATCGAGATTGTCTTTGAACCGCCTGCCCAGGGTTATCAATACCAGGCCTTGGAAGACAAACTCACGCAACGATTGGCCGATATCCAGTTTGTTCATTGTGGCCAGGATGAACTGGTCGCCAAGAGTCAGCAATTGGCCGACTGTTATAACCGCGCCTGGGAACGCAACTGGGGTTATAGCCTGGCGTCGAAAGGGCAGTTTGAAGTGGCGGCGCGCAATATCAATAATATTTCTGCGTTGATCGCCGAGCGGCACGGTGAAGTGGTCGGTTTCACTATGTTTGCACCCGCCTTGAATCAACAGGGGTTATATGGCCGGGCGTTTTTCACCGGTGTCGCGCCGGCTTATCAACGCAAGGGATTGTCGGTTGCGCTCACGCTGAAGTTATCCGCGATTGCATTAAGTGTGGTCGGACGCGGACGCATCAGTGTGTCTTGGATGCTCGAAGATAACATCATGGTACTGCGCACCATGCGCCACCTGACTCAAGAGGGTGTTTGCCATGAACGCGCTTATCGAATTTATAGATATGCCACGCCGGCTGAATGA
- a CDS encoding aminotransferase class I/II-fold pyridoxal phosphate-dependent enzyme: MRIDDVAFKSKELGYYTYFPKVRSACGRDMTLADGRTLLNFASCDYLGLSNNERMKESAIAAIREYGSNIGGPMIFSGFTEYHERLQNRYRDLFGGRTTLMFTTSYQANFGVIPLAAERADLILLDKLSHVSIWDGVKLSGCPFRAYSHGDVEMLGQLVQLNQDKKILIISDGVFSADGDVADLAAIVALKQVHPQLEIYIDDAHGVGMLGDSGQGACESAGVAAQVDYIVGTMSKAFGSSGGFVVFKDEAFAERVRFRCPTYNASRSVSPGVASASCTALEINATQGAERRQALAELTRYTHEQLSALGVDKLSSRTAVIPVVFKDPMEAARVNAELVDQGIMGSLFVPPFVPNHQSRIRLCLTYNHTVADVDYCITALRSVI, translated from the coding sequence ATGCGCATAGATGACGTCGCCTTCAAATCGAAAGAGTTGGGTTATTACACCTACTTCCCTAAAGTGCGTTCGGCCTGTGGTCGCGACATGACCCTCGCCGACGGGCGCACGCTGTTGAACTTTGCGTCGTGTGATTACTTGGGTTTGTCCAATAACGAACGTATGAAAGAGTCGGCCATCGCGGCCATTCGCGAGTACGGTTCGAACATCGGCGGGCCGATGATTTTCAGTGGTTTTACTGAGTACCACGAGCGCTTGCAAAACCGTTACCGTGATTTGTTCGGTGGTCGCACCACGCTGATGTTTACCACGTCGTACCAAGCGAACTTCGGGGTGATCCCCTTGGCCGCTGAGCGTGCCGATCTGATTTTGCTGGACAAGCTGTCCCATGTCTCGATCTGGGACGGCGTGAAGCTATCGGGTTGCCCGTTCAGGGCCTACAGCCACGGCGACGTGGAGATGCTCGGGCAGTTGGTGCAGCTCAACCAGGACAAGAAAATCCTGATCATCAGCGACGGCGTGTTCTCCGCCGACGGGGATGTGGCCGATCTTGCCGCCATCGTGGCGTTGAAGCAGGTGCATCCGCAACTCGAAATCTACATCGACGATGCACACGGCGTGGGGATGTTGGGCGACTCCGGTCAGGGCGCCTGTGAGTCGGCGGGGGTCGCCGCGCAGGTTGACTACATTGTCGGCACCATGAGCAAGGCGTTCGGCTCTTCCGGTGGGTTCGTGGTGTTCAAGGACGAGGCGTTCGCCGAACGGGTGCGGTTCCGTTGCCCGACCTATAACGCTTCGCGCTCGGTGTCGCCGGGTGTCGCTTCGGCATCGTGCACCGCGCTTGAGATCAATGCCACGCAGGGCGCCGAACGCCGCCAGGCACTGGCTGAACTGACACGCTACACCCACGAACAACTGAGCGCCCTGGGCGTGGACAAACTCAGCTCGCGGACGGCGGTGATTCCCGTGGTGTTCAAGGACCCGATGGAGGCCGCACGGGTCAATGCCGAGCTGGTTGACCAAGGCATCATGGGGTCGCTGTTTGTGCCGCCCTTCGTACCCAACCATCAGTCCCGGATCAGGCTGTGCCTGACGTACAACCACACGGTGGCCGATGTGGATTACTGCATTACAGCCCTGCGCAGCGTGATCTGA
- a CDS encoding histidine phosphatase family protein gives MIYLIRHASPKVDYSRCGAALAKVRLDEYNHTALIEEDEISGFLNRTPLSQPLLSAEATILSSPVNRAYATACRLFDAQRVQRDSRLHEYDLRLSAIPWVTMGLRQWFALHRVAWLLGISLGAASRKDEYRRAAAVADELYAASTEAGKTVVVVSHGMFLRSVRQRLQKQGMQAHTVYRSGCFTVETLTP, from the coding sequence GTGATTTATCTGATTCGCCATGCCTCACCCAAGGTCGACTATTCGCGCTGCGGTGCCGCACTGGCCAAAGTCCGCCTGGATGAATACAACCACACCGCCCTGATCGAAGAAGACGAAATCAGCGGCTTCTTGAACCGTACGCCGTTGTCGCAGCCGCTATTGAGCGCCGAGGCCACCATCTTGTCTTCACCCGTCAACCGGGCCTATGCCACGGCGTGCCGGTTGTTCGATGCGCAGCGTGTCCAGCGGGACAGCCGCTTGCACGAGTACGACCTGCGCTTGAGCGCCATTCCCTGGGTGACGATGGGCTTGAGGCAATGGTTCGCCCTGCATCGGGTGGCCTGGCTGCTGGGCATTTCATTGGGCGCGGCCTCCCGCAAGGACGAGTACCGTCGAGCGGCCGCGGTCGCCGACGAGCTCTATGCCGCCAGCACCGAGGCGGGCAAGACCGTGGTCGTCGTGTCCCACGGCATGTTCCTGCGATCGGTGCGCCAGCGCCTGCAAAAGCAGGGTATGCAGGCGCATACGGTTTATCGCTCAGGGTGTTTCACGGTCGAAACCTTAACCCCATGA
- a CDS encoding NAD-dependent epimerase/dehydratase family protein encodes MKKILLLGASGFIGRGVYERLDPLPGIDVIRHSRSPRAGYTACEIGSPAFDKLVDECDCIVNCTGIGLSRLGTAGASNKALTEQILAAIKPGATGKKPFFHLSSVKAHNPEQRVDAYADDKYAAEQVIHLNSDKVQGVILRVPTVLGRHDKNLLPMISMCRLKLLPKVTGQLPALHVIGVESIATCIIQWLARVPDPALHTYYLLSDRTVTYNDLVGEVYARLQPLARSARLRSVSVHGLAKVYKVLTFMDRFRRGRKLFPWARFNDLFVCPWHIESGVDVIQTPLRVSALIGDYFENAQG; translated from the coding sequence GTGAAGAAGATACTGCTGTTAGGCGCCAGTGGGTTTATCGGACGAGGGGTCTACGAACGCCTTGACCCATTGCCGGGGATTGACGTTATCCGCCATTCGCGTTCGCCCAGGGCGGGGTACACGGCGTGCGAAATCGGCTCGCCGGCATTCGATAAGCTGGTCGACGAGTGTGATTGCATTGTCAATTGCACCGGCATCGGGCTTAGCCGCCTGGGCACGGCCGGCGCCAGTAACAAAGCCCTTACCGAGCAGATACTGGCCGCGATCAAACCCGGTGCCACGGGCAAGAAACCATTCTTTCATTTGAGCAGCGTCAAAGCCCACAACCCAGAGCAACGAGTGGATGCCTACGCCGATGACAAGTACGCGGCCGAGCAGGTGATTCACCTCAATAGCGACAAAGTGCAGGGCGTGATATTGCGCGTGCCGACGGTACTGGGGCGGCATGACAAGAACCTGCTACCGATGATTTCGATGTGCCGGTTGAAGCTGCTGCCGAAGGTCACCGGCCAACTTCCGGCCCTGCATGTGATTGGGGTGGAGAGTATTGCCACCTGCATTATCCAATGGTTGGCGCGCGTGCCTGACCCGGCACTGCACACGTATTACCTGCTCAGTGACCGCACGGTGACGTACAACGACCTGGTGGGCGAAGTGTATGCCCGCTTGCAACCACTGGCGCGCAGTGCCCGGTTACGTTCGGTCAGCGTGCACGGGTTGGCCAAGGTCTACAAAGTGCTGACGTTCATGGACCGGTTCAGGCGCGGGCGCAAGCTGTTTCCATGGGCGCGCTTCAATGATCTGTTTGTCTGCCCTTGGCACATCGAAAGCGGTGTAGACGTGATCCAGACCCCGCTCAGGGTGTCGGCGTTGATAGGAGACTACTTTGAAAACGCTCAGGGTTGA
- a CDS encoding methyltransferase family protein, with the protein MKTLRVDVALSLLTPLACASAVLMYYAGLTFVVPIFMASVLLLAELYFLQETDSDSTFDKGIKSGFMVSCAISIVMLLQLLMRSDVLLHLVGSLLIAGGIGLRAHGKIVLGRHFSHSLRVLADHQLVKVGAFKYIRHPAYLGTLLIVTGFALYTSIYAALVIFFLALALILKRVSQEEKMLLGYFGAAYRQYQFDSFKVIPFVI; encoded by the coding sequence TTGAAAACGCTCAGGGTTGATGTGGCGTTAAGCCTGCTGACGCCGTTGGCATGTGCATCGGCGGTCCTCATGTATTACGCCGGCCTGACATTCGTGGTGCCAATCTTCATGGCCAGTGTCCTGCTGCTGGCAGAGCTGTATTTTCTCCAGGAAACCGACAGCGACAGCACCTTCGATAAAGGCATCAAGAGCGGCTTCATGGTGTCCTGTGCCATATCGATCGTCATGTTGTTGCAGTTGCTGATGCGCAGCGATGTGCTGTTGCACCTTGTCGGCTCGTTGCTGATCGCCGGTGGGATCGGTTTGCGTGCCCATGGAAAGATCGTCCTGGGGCGGCACTTTTCCCACTCGCTGCGGGTACTTGCCGATCATCAGTTGGTCAAGGTCGGCGCCTTCAAATATATCCGGCATCCGGCGTATCTGGGCACGTTGCTGATCGTGACCGGCTTTGCCTTGTACACGAGTATCTACGCGGCACTGGTCATCTTTTTTTTGGCACTTGCGTTGATTCTCAAGCGCGTGAGTCAAGAGGAGAAAATGCTGCTGGGGTATTTCGGTGCCGCCTACAGGCAGTACCAGTTCGATAGTTTCAAAGTTATCCCGTTTGTTATCTGA
- a CDS encoding acyl carrier protein: MNTVHEAKIKQIVAKVLGVNAEEIRNHENFVEAYGADSMSGIEILAGIEGAFQVRVDEAYLPQIISVDSILGFIHETLPAAECA, encoded by the coding sequence ATGAACACTGTGCATGAAGCAAAAATCAAGCAGATCGTCGCCAAGGTATTGGGGGTCAATGCCGAGGAGATTCGCAACCACGAAAACTTTGTCGAGGCGTATGGTGCCGATTCAATGTCAGGCATAGAAATCCTGGCGGGGATCGAGGGGGCTTTCCAGGTGCGGGTCGATGAAGCCTATCTGCCGCAGATCATCAGTGTGGATTCCATTCTCGGGTTTATCCACGAGACCTTGCCTGCGGCCGAGTGTGCATGA